Proteins encoded in a region of the Mycolicibacterium neoaurum genome:
- a CDS encoding ABC transporter permease, producing the protein MTTPSDSVEAPGEPVLPPGVPAEQIRGRSPWYLAWLRLRRNRISLAFGALFVLIVLFCVAAPLWADHVAHTGPNENHITDTVQIGGRDVDVVSPDGTPVGPGLHGRYLLGADQNGRDVMVRLMYGGRTSIFIGVAAAAITTVLAVLVGLLCGYYRGWIDATLSRVMDVVWAFPVLLLGIALGTALALGGLKIGAFQIAGDSLWIPIMIIGLVYVPYMARPIRGEILALREKEFVEAAVAQGKGPVRIMVSELLPNVVSTIIVFFTLNIANNMLLESALSFLGAGVRAPNASWGTMIADGYQTIYTAPHLTIVPGLMIVLTVLSLNVFGDGLRDALDPRAKIRLEH; encoded by the coding sequence ATGACCACCCCGTCCGACTCGGTGGAGGCACCGGGGGAACCCGTTCTTCCCCCCGGTGTTCCCGCCGAGCAGATCCGTGGGCGTAGTCCGTGGTATCTGGCCTGGCTCCGCTTGCGGCGCAACAGGATCAGTCTCGCCTTCGGAGCGTTGTTCGTACTGATCGTGCTGTTCTGTGTGGCGGCCCCGCTGTGGGCCGATCATGTCGCCCACACCGGGCCGAACGAGAATCACATCACCGATACGGTGCAGATCGGCGGCCGCGATGTCGATGTGGTGTCCCCGGACGGCACGCCGGTCGGCCCTGGCCTGCACGGCAGGTACCTGCTGGGCGCCGACCAGAACGGCCGCGATGTGATGGTGCGCCTGATGTACGGCGGGCGAACGTCGATCTTCATCGGTGTCGCGGCGGCGGCCATCACCACCGTGCTGGCCGTGCTGGTCGGGTTGCTGTGCGGTTACTACCGCGGATGGATCGACGCGACGCTGTCGCGGGTGATGGATGTGGTGTGGGCGTTTCCGGTGCTGCTGCTGGGCATCGCCCTGGGCACCGCGCTGGCCCTGGGCGGCTTGAAGATCGGCGCTTTCCAGATTGCCGGGGACTCGCTGTGGATCCCGATCATGATCATCGGGCTGGTGTACGTGCCCTATATGGCCCGTCCGATCCGCGGTGAGATCCTGGCGCTGCGGGAGAAGGAGTTCGTGGAGGCGGCGGTCGCGCAGGGTAAGGGCCCGGTGCGCATCATGGTCAGTGAGCTGCTGCCCAATGTCGTGTCGACCATCATCGTGTTCTTCACGCTCAACATCGCCAACAACATGTTGTTGGAGTCGGCGTTGTCGTTCCTGGGCGCGGGTGTGCGAGCGCCCAACGCCTCGTGGGGCACGATGATCGCCGACGGGTACCAGACGATCTACACCGCCCCGCATCTGACCATCGTGCCCGGTCTGATGATCGTGTTGACGGTGTTGTCGCTCAACGTGTTCGGCGACGGGCTACGCGATGCCCTCGATCCGCGCGCCAAGATTCGGTTGGAGCACTGA
- a CDS encoding ABC transporter substrate-binding protein — MSKLRNALRKMTVLSCTSAVAVFGVAACGSEGSDGSGGGEINISMTSFPDYIDPQLSYTLEGWEVLYNTYTPLLTYKHAKGEDGTKIVPGLAAEMPDVSDDGKTYKLKLRSGMKYSDGTDIKASDFTYAIQRLFKADSGGSVFYSGIVGAPQYAEGTADTISGIVTDDATGDITITLDAANGTFENVLGLPFAAPVPPSTPLADDATNSPPPSSGPFMITKVEAPQTLTMERNPNFSTVRDAGASEVADAQVDKIVVTQNKSNTAQVTGVEQNTIDFMVDPPDADRLQEVKTRFGERFRLEESINTYYFWMNNQTAPFNDVRVRQAVNYAIDPEALNRVFGGRLHPTQQILPPGMPGYEEYKLYPGPDMDKARALLAEANPTDRDITVWTNDEPDRKRIGEYYHDVLNQLGFNATLKVIAGDVYFTTIGNQSTPDLDTGFGNWFQDFPHPDDFFRPLLNSAAILPTNGNNFSRASYPELDAKMDELLTKQLTEGDTEAQYAALDKAYMEQAAWAPYGNEQFTTFVSDRIDFDKAYHHLLFNQDWSALALK, encoded by the coding sequence ATGAGCAAGCTGCGCAATGCGCTGCGCAAGATGACGGTGTTGTCCTGCACGTCGGCGGTGGCCGTATTCGGCGTCGCCGCGTGCGGAAGCGAGGGGTCCGACGGATCGGGCGGGGGCGAGATCAACATCTCGATGACGTCGTTCCCGGACTACATCGACCCGCAACTGTCCTACACCTTGGAGGGTTGGGAGGTGCTCTACAACACCTACACCCCGCTGCTGACCTACAAGCACGCGAAAGGCGAGGACGGCACCAAGATCGTCCCTGGTCTTGCCGCCGAGATGCCCGACGTCTCCGATGATGGCAAGACCTACAAGCTGAAGCTGCGGTCGGGGATGAAGTACTCCGACGGCACCGATATCAAGGCATCGGATTTCACCTATGCCATCCAGCGGTTGTTCAAGGCCGACAGCGGTGGTTCTGTGTTCTACAGCGGGATCGTCGGCGCTCCGCAGTACGCCGAGGGCACGGCCGACACCATCAGCGGCATCGTCACCGACGACGCGACCGGCGACATCACCATCACCCTCGACGCCGCCAACGGCACCTTCGAGAACGTGCTCGGCCTGCCGTTCGCCGCACCGGTGCCACCGAGCACCCCGCTGGCGGATGACGCCACGAACAGCCCGCCGCCGTCCAGTGGCCCGTTCATGATCACCAAGGTCGAGGCGCCCCAGACGCTGACCATGGAGCGCAATCCGAATTTCTCGACCGTGCGCGACGCAGGGGCCAGCGAGGTCGCCGATGCCCAGGTCGACAAGATCGTCGTGACCCAGAACAAGAGCAACACCGCGCAGGTCACCGGCGTCGAGCAGAACACCATCGACTTCATGGTCGACCCACCCGATGCCGACCGCCTGCAGGAGGTGAAAACCCGCTTCGGCGAACGGTTCCGGCTGGAAGAGTCGATCAACACCTACTACTTCTGGATGAACAACCAGACCGCGCCGTTCAACGATGTGCGCGTGCGCCAGGCGGTCAACTACGCCATCGACCCCGAGGCGCTCAACCGCGTCTTCGGTGGGCGCCTGCACCCGACGCAGCAGATCCTGCCGCCGGGTATGCCGGGTTATGAGGAGTACAAGCTGTATCCCGGGCCCGATATGGACAAGGCCAGAGCGCTTCTGGCCGAGGCGAATCCCACCGATCGCGATATCACGGTGTGGACAAATGACGAGCCCGACCGCAAACGGATCGGCGAGTACTACCACGACGTGCTCAACCAGCTCGGCTTCAACGCGACGCTGAAGGTGATCGCCGGCGATGTCTACTTCACCACGATCGGTAACCAGTCCACTCCCGATCTGGACACCGGTTTCGGTAACTGGTTCCAGGATTTCCCGCACCCGGACGACTTCTTCCGGCCGTTGCTCAACAGTGCGGCGATCCTGCCGACCAATGGCAACAACTTCTCCCGGGCGTCCTATCCCGAGCTGGACGCGAAGATGGACGAACTGCTGACCAAGCAGCTCACCGAGGGGGACACCGAGGCGCAGTATGCGGCGCTGGACAAGGCCTATATGGAGCAGGCGGCCTGGGCACCTTACGGTAACGAGCAGTTCACCACGTTCGTCTCCGACCGCATCGACTTCGACAAGGCCTACCACCATCTCCTGTTCAATCAGGACTGGTCGGCTCTGGCGCTGAAGTAG
- a CDS encoding fatty acid desaturase produces the protein MSITIQQPGPHPGAPATTPEPVPDTGEQIPTLSWPTVAIFVAAISVFGISTWAALTSRLPAVVTITLSAAAIFVLFTVLHDASHYSISRHRWVNVAFGRVAMLFVSPLISFKSFAFIHIEHHLNTNDGDNDPDHFVSAAPRWQLPLRFPLMDVPYLRFLLRNMDTRPRSEILETAALMTFSLAAVAVAGFSGHLWLLALVYLIPERVAMFVLAWWFDWLPHHDLTDTHRQNRYRATRNRVGAEWILTPLLLSQNYHLVHHLHPSIPFHRYVAAWRRNEAAYLEHNPALLTAFGQQLDAEQYRTWKELNGSLSRLLPVHAPRKTGETYTLVVRSIEPLTPDSVRIRFDIPDDLREQFRFRAGQHLTIHHRLDGQDIRRTYSICTSPGSGELAIAIRRIPDGLFSTFATEHLRAGETLELAPPTGDFCPPADLDTRGNYVAIAAGSGITPVLSAVTSILEIERESRCTLIYGNRTAESTMFLVELEDLQSRFGDRLRVQHVRSAEPTSGVLPGRIDYPLVCDVIGSDVHAVDRWFLCGPQELVIHLRDNLIDGEVPDDRIHLELFHALAAPSAPSDPIAAELTIGLNGSTRTVSLTAGETLLEAALRNRIPAPYACMGGACGTCTAVLTSGTVTMDQNFALSNEQVRAGRILACQSRPTSATVAVDFDV, from the coding sequence GTGTCCATCACCATCCAGCAGCCCGGCCCGCACCCGGGTGCCCCCGCCACCACGCCGGAACCGGTGCCCGACACCGGGGAGCAGATCCCGACGCTGTCCTGGCCGACGGTCGCCATCTTCGTGGCCGCGATCAGCGTATTCGGCATCTCGACCTGGGCGGCGTTGACATCGCGGCTGCCCGCCGTCGTGACCATCACCCTGAGCGCCGCGGCCATCTTCGTCCTGTTCACGGTGTTGCACGACGCCTCGCACTATTCGATCAGTCGCCACCGCTGGGTCAATGTGGCGTTCGGCCGCGTGGCGATGCTGTTCGTCTCGCCACTGATCTCGTTCAAGTCTTTTGCCTTCATCCACATCGAACATCACCTGAACACCAACGACGGTGACAACGATCCCGACCATTTCGTCAGCGCGGCCCCACGCTGGCAACTCCCGCTGCGCTTCCCGTTGATGGACGTGCCGTATCTGCGATTTCTGTTGCGCAACATGGATACTCGCCCGCGTTCGGAGATCTTGGAAACAGCCGCCCTGATGACGTTCTCGCTCGCCGCGGTAGCCGTTGCCGGGTTCTCTGGGCACCTGTGGCTACTGGCACTGGTCTATCTCATCCCCGAGCGGGTCGCGATGTTCGTACTGGCCTGGTGGTTCGACTGGCTGCCCCACCACGATCTGACCGACACCCACCGGCAGAATCGCTATCGGGCCACGCGCAACCGGGTCGGTGCCGAGTGGATTCTGACTCCCCTGCTGCTGTCTCAGAACTACCACCTGGTCCACCATCTGCACCCGTCGATCCCGTTCCACCGTTACGTCGCCGCGTGGCGACGCAATGAGGCTGCCTATCTGGAGCACAACCCAGCGTTGCTCACGGCCTTCGGGCAGCAACTCGATGCCGAGCAGTACCGGACCTGGAAAGAGTTGAACGGCAGCCTTTCTCGCCTTCTTCCCGTGCATGCCCCACGCAAGACCGGCGAGACCTACACCCTGGTTGTGCGCAGCATCGAACCGCTGACGCCCGACAGCGTCCGGATCCGCTTCGACATTCCCGACGACCTACGCGAGCAATTCCGTTTCCGCGCAGGCCAACACCTCACCATTCATCACCGACTTGACGGGCAGGACATTCGGCGCACGTACTCGATATGCACCTCCCCAGGTTCCGGTGAACTCGCCATCGCGATACGCCGGATTCCCGACGGCCTGTTCTCGACGTTCGCCACCGAACACCTGCGCGCCGGCGAGACACTCGAGCTGGCGCCTCCCACAGGGGATTTCTGTCCGCCGGCGGACCTGGATACCCGCGGCAACTATGTGGCCATCGCGGCGGGCAGCGGGATCACCCCCGTGCTGTCTGCCGTGACGAGCATCTTGGAGATCGAACGCGAGAGCCGTTGCACGCTCATCTATGGAAACCGTACCGCGGAATCGACGATGTTCCTCGTCGAGCTCGAGGATCTGCAGTCCCGCTTCGGCGATCGGCTTCGCGTGCAACACGTGCGATCCGCCGAACCGACGTCCGGGGTGCTGCCCGGTCGCATCGACTATCCGTTGGTGTGTGACGTGATCGGCAGTGATGTTCACGCAGTAGACCGCTGGTTCCTGTGCGGACCACAGGAACTGGTGATACACCTGCGCGACAACCTGATCGACGGTGAAGTGCCGGATGATCGGATCCATCTCGAACTGTTCCACGCTCTCGCCGCGCCGAGCGCACCGTCGGACCCGATCGCCGCGGAACTGACCATCGGACTGAACGGTTCCACCCGTACGGTGTCGCTCACTGCCGGTGAGACGCTCTTGGAGGCCGCTCTGCGCAACCGGATCCCCGCACC
- a CDS encoding PucR family transcriptional regulator has product MDPRPAADGSPTVQAVAAALLGDVSALADDMLEHLAHHIPEIAADPELRGLTLGSCSSNLEAVLSMVRHGIDATAAEAPVTALEHARAMASRGHSLDVMLRFYRLGHQYFTGRFAEALTTHVPDPAESLRLFLEVERFGFQYIDRISTSVSSEYVAELDRRQSRDRAERSDVVRALLADERVDLRNAEAVLGHRLTGGQLGFVCWTADNSVDLPAAVRRFAKALGADHPLVIPAGPRCLWGWVAASRDTSTDLRVPPSSVDPDVHIAVGAVHPGPPGFRTSHRQALRARRVAELAERTARVTYFGDIALVDLMTQDLDGARDFVHGELGDLARDDAKSQAERSALLAFLTGQGSLKTAADMLGVHRNTVLQRVRRAEERIGGPVAARRAQVYAALHICDVLGASALRPT; this is encoded by the coding sequence GTGGACCCGCGACCTGCCGCCGACGGTTCGCCGACGGTCCAGGCCGTGGCCGCTGCGCTACTCGGCGACGTCTCCGCGCTGGCCGATGACATGCTCGAACATCTCGCGCACCACATTCCCGAGATCGCCGCCGATCCGGAGCTGCGCGGGCTGACTCTCGGGTCGTGCTCGTCGAACCTCGAGGCGGTGCTCTCGATGGTCCGGCACGGCATCGATGCGACCGCGGCCGAAGCGCCGGTGACCGCGCTGGAGCACGCTCGCGCGATGGCATCACGGGGGCACAGTCTGGACGTGATGCTGCGCTTCTACCGCCTGGGGCATCAATACTTCACGGGTAGGTTCGCCGAAGCGCTCACCACCCATGTGCCGGATCCCGCCGAATCGTTGCGGCTGTTCCTCGAGGTCGAGAGGTTTGGTTTCCAGTACATCGATCGCATCTCGACCTCGGTGTCCTCGGAGTACGTCGCCGAACTCGACCGGCGTCAAAGCCGGGACCGGGCCGAACGCAGCGACGTGGTGCGCGCCCTGCTGGCCGATGAACGGGTCGACCTGCGGAACGCCGAAGCTGTACTGGGGCATCGACTCACCGGCGGCCAGCTCGGATTCGTCTGCTGGACCGCGGACAATAGCGTCGATCTGCCCGCGGCGGTGCGGCGCTTCGCCAAGGCGCTGGGTGCCGACCACCCGTTGGTCATCCCGGCCGGGCCCCGCTGCTTGTGGGGTTGGGTCGCCGCATCGCGCGACACGTCGACCGACCTGCGGGTACCGCCGTCATCGGTCGACCCCGACGTCCACATCGCCGTGGGCGCGGTCCATCCGGGTCCACCCGGCTTTCGGACCTCTCATCGGCAGGCACTGCGCGCACGTCGGGTCGCCGAGCTCGCCGAGCGGACGGCACGGGTCACCTACTTCGGCGATATCGCCCTGGTGGATTTGATGACCCAGGACCTCGACGGTGCGCGCGACTTCGTGCACGGCGAACTCGGCGATCTGGCCCGTGACGATGCCAAGAGCCAGGCCGAGCGCAGCGCGCTGCTGGCCTTCCTGACCGGCCAGGGCAGCCTCAAGACCGCCGCGGACATGCTCGGCGTCCATCGCAACACGGTGCTGCAACGGGTGCGCCGTGCGGAGGAGCGGATCGGTGGGCCGGTGGCCGCGCGGCGTGCCCAGGTGTACGCCGCGCTGCACATCTGTGACGTGCTCGGCGCATCGGCACTCCGGCCGACATAA
- a CDS encoding acryloyl-CoA reductase — translation MTDQAQALVADSTGPETVLQVQPIPIADLGEGDVLIEVSWSSVNFKDALAASKDGKVARIDPLIPGIDLAGTVVDPGNSGLDAGTEVLVHGYDLGVAHHGGFSEYARVPADWVVPLPDGLSMREAMIVGTAGFTAALSVIALEERGLTTTDDGPVLVTGATGGVGSIAVSILAARGFSVTAVTGKPDAGDWLRTLGAAEVVDRAALGDPARPLQKERWTAAVDCVGGETLAAVLASLRYGAAVAASGNTGGMALPTTVFPFILRGIALLGVDSVQCPIARRRDVWARLGRDLRPPLLDELVAGEVGLDEVPAALERIRGGGNRGRTLVRVRNH, via the coding sequence ATGACCGACCAGGCGCAGGCCCTCGTCGCCGATTCGACCGGACCCGAGACCGTGCTGCAGGTCCAACCGATCCCGATAGCGGACCTGGGCGAGGGCGATGTGCTGATCGAGGTGTCGTGGTCGAGCGTCAACTTCAAGGATGCGCTGGCGGCCAGCAAGGACGGCAAGGTCGCCCGCATCGACCCGCTCATCCCAGGGATCGATCTGGCGGGCACCGTCGTCGACCCGGGAAACTCAGGACTGGACGCCGGCACCGAGGTGCTCGTGCACGGCTACGACCTCGGCGTCGCCCATCACGGTGGATTCAGCGAGTACGCCCGGGTCCCCGCCGACTGGGTGGTGCCACTGCCCGACGGCCTGAGCATGCGGGAGGCCATGATCGTGGGCACCGCAGGATTCACCGCCGCACTCAGCGTGATCGCCCTGGAAGAACGCGGTTTGACCACCACCGATGACGGACCGGTGCTGGTCACCGGCGCCACTGGCGGCGTGGGCAGTATCGCGGTGTCCATCCTTGCCGCGCGCGGCTTCTCGGTCACCGCCGTGACCGGCAAACCCGATGCCGGCGACTGGCTGCGCACACTGGGTGCGGCCGAGGTCGTGGACCGCGCGGCTCTCGGCGATCCGGCACGGCCCTTGCAGAAGGAGCGATGGACCGCCGCCGTCGACTGCGTCGGCGGCGAGACGCTGGCCGCCGTGCTGGCCTCGTTGCGCTACGGCGCCGCCGTCGCCGCGTCGGGCAATACCGGCGGAATGGCGTTGCCCACCACCGTTTTCCCCTTCATCTTGCGCGGAATCGCGCTCCTGGGAGTCGATTCGGTGCAATGCCCGATAGCTCGCCGGCGTGACGTGTGGGCCAGACTCGGACGTGACCTGCGTCCACCGCTGCTCGATGAGCTGGTGGCCGGCGAGGTCGGTCTCGACGAGGTACCGGCGGCATTGGAGCGAATCCGTGGCGGCGGTAACCGAGGACGGACCTTGGTGCGCGTGCGCAACCACTAA